A region from the Algoriphagus machipongonensis genome encodes:
- a CDS encoding voltage-gated chloride channel family protein: MNFTSLVAYLFRWTGFGLLIGLLAGTASAFFLFALEWATQTRESHLWLIALLPIGGFLIGWTYYKYAESSVKGNNLLLEELYQSKSPIPLRMTPLVLFGTIGTHLFGGSAGREGTAVQMGGSLADQLTKWFKLSHEERRLVIIAGVAAGFASVFGTPLAGAIFALEWMLSRKFRWRSLYPAFFTGYIAHLVCANLWGIGHTHYSIPEVPGFTLINFLWIIPAGIAFGFSGRLFAQTTHFFTHQFSKWVSYPPLRPVIGGLVIAIIVWFSDSTTYIGLGVPRIVEAFEQPLPWYDWLVKTGMTGFTLGAGFKGGEVTPLFFTGATLGNALSTWIPLPLALLAGMGFVGVFSGATNTPMACTVMGMELFGYESGLYLAIACFIAYVFSGKSSVYGSQNLEQKIHIYPKKRYFSLDRWFKK; the protein is encoded by the coding sequence TTGAACTTCACATCACTGGTCGCTTATTTATTTCGTTGGACAGGGTTTGGTTTGTTGATTGGTCTTCTTGCAGGAACCGCTTCTGCTTTTTTCCTTTTTGCTCTGGAATGGGCTACCCAAACCAGAGAAAGTCACCTCTGGTTAATCGCCTTATTACCTATTGGTGGTTTTTTGATTGGCTGGACTTATTATAAGTATGCAGAATCATCAGTCAAAGGAAATAACTTATTACTTGAAGAACTCTATCAATCCAAAAGTCCAATTCCTCTGAGGATGACTCCCTTGGTTTTATTTGGCACGATTGGAACCCATCTTTTTGGTGGTTCTGCTGGTCGAGAGGGCACTGCAGTGCAAATGGGGGGCTCTTTGGCCGATCAACTCACCAAATGGTTTAAACTGAGTCATGAGGAAAGAAGACTCGTAATCATCGCTGGAGTTGCCGCAGGATTCGCCTCTGTCTTTGGTACACCCCTGGCAGGAGCCATCTTCGCTTTGGAGTGGATGCTATCAAGAAAATTTCGCTGGAGGTCTCTTTACCCTGCCTTTTTTACAGGCTACATCGCTCATCTTGTTTGTGCTAATCTCTGGGGGATTGGACATACACATTATAGCATTCCTGAAGTGCCCGGGTTTACTTTAATAAATTTTCTTTGGATCATACCGGCAGGAATTGCTTTTGGATTTTCGGGAAGATTATTTGCCCAAACAACGCATTTTTTTACTCATCAATTTTCAAAATGGGTCAGCTATCCTCCTCTTAGACCGGTCATTGGTGGACTGGTGATCGCAATAATTGTATGGTTTTCGGACAGCACCACCTACATAGGTTTAGGTGTACCAAGAATCGTAGAAGCCTTTGAGCAGCCATTACCATGGTACGACTGGCTAGTCAAAACCGGAATGACAGGTTTTACTCTTGGTGCAGGTTTTAAAGGGGGAGAAGTCACACCCTTATTCTTTACGGGTGCTACATTGGGAAACGCCCTTTCCACTTGGATTCCTTTACCTTTGGCTTTGCTTGCAGGAATGGGATTTGTAGGAGTGTTTTCTGGAGCTACCAATACTCCCATGGCTTGTACCGTTATGGGAATGGAGTTATTTGGATATGAATCGGGACTATACCTAGCGATAGCTTGTTTTATTGCTTATGTGTTTAGCGGAAAATCCAGTGTTTACGGCTCCCAGAATTTGGAACAAAAGATTCATATTTATCCTAAAAAGAGGTATTTTTCACTTGATCGATGGTTTAAAAAGTAA
- a CDS encoding M14 family metallopeptidase has protein sequence MKKAVLSLILSVFALFSYAQVDLSYYLPKGYTYDSSIPTPKEVLGYEVGEWHVSHDQLVMYMKAVAEASDRVTFEETGRTYEKRPQVLLTITSPSNLGRIDQIKADRAKLRDPGASVDIENMPVVMFMGYSVHGNEPSGANASLVAAYHFAAANEIEADLEQIVLLLDPAINPDGLNRFASWVNSHKSYNLNGDPNGREYNEAWPRGRTNHYWFDLNRDWLPVQHPESRNRVRVFQDWLPNVHLDFHEMGSNSTFFFQPGVPARMHPLTPEKNFELTKKIGEYHAKALDQIGSLYYNQENYDDFYYGKGSTYPDVQGSIGILFEQASSRGHLQETDYGMLSFPFTIRNQFTANLSSYQAAKEMRTELNQWMKDFYSDVKSESDADVNKAYIFGSQEDDAKSFHLADLIIQHDIEVYSLKEDVTLNGQEFKKENAYIVPANQPQYRLIKAMFETRTSFQDSLFYDISAWTYPMAFNLDYVALNSRILNLANVEKVDKNTLSLAPGKVIGAPGAYQYAMKWNDYYAPKAANKLMNAGFLVRVAHAEFGTDDGQSFGRGTILIGPGKSGLDENAMYQKLNEIASESHVNIHAITSGYTTGINMGSTFTDPLDKPEIALLVEGGVDSYEAGEIWHLLDQRMEMAITLLPVDQIGGNTLDRYNVVLMPDGRYYNLGKSAASSLREWISEGGTLVAKGGALRFLNQHEIGSFSFKSLPETEDEEIQKSYADYSNANGAKVTGGAIFNANLDLTHPIGYGYTKSEIHTFRNDNLFLEPSENPYANPLVYTENPLASGYVHPTNLEGLKNGAVIRISSLGRGRIVGFADNMNFRAFWFGTNKLYLNAIFFGQTINSGTGR, from the coding sequence ATGAAAAAGGCTGTTTTGTCGCTAATACTAAGCGTTTTTGCCCTTTTTAGTTACGCTCAAGTCGATTTGAGTTATTATTTACCAAAGGGATACACCTATGATTCATCCATTCCAACACCGAAAGAGGTTTTGGGATATGAAGTGGGAGAATGGCATGTGAGCCATGATCAGCTAGTCATGTATATGAAAGCTGTGGCTGAGGCTTCAGACCGGGTAACTTTTGAAGAAACGGGAAGAACCTATGAAAAGAGACCTCAGGTGTTACTCACCATTACGTCTCCTTCCAACCTTGGTAGAATTGATCAAATTAAAGCTGACCGTGCTAAGCTGCGGGATCCAGGAGCTTCTGTTGACATAGAAAATATGCCGGTTGTGATGTTCATGGGATATTCTGTTCATGGAAATGAGCCAAGTGGAGCCAATGCCTCACTTGTGGCCGCCTACCATTTTGCCGCAGCTAATGAAATCGAGGCTGATTTGGAACAAATAGTCCTTCTTTTGGATCCAGCAATTAATCCTGACGGACTCAATCGTTTTGCATCTTGGGTAAATTCCCATAAATCATACAATCTCAATGGCGATCCTAATGGCCGCGAATACAATGAAGCTTGGCCTAGAGGAAGAACCAACCATTATTGGTTTGACTTAAACAGAGATTGGCTACCAGTTCAGCACCCAGAATCAAGAAATAGAGTTCGGGTTTTTCAGGATTGGCTTCCAAATGTTCATTTGGATTTCCATGAAATGGGAAGCAATAGCACTTTCTTTTTCCAGCCTGGTGTGCCAGCTAGGATGCACCCTTTGACTCCAGAAAAGAATTTCGAGTTGACCAAGAAGATTGGTGAATACCATGCAAAAGCATTGGATCAAATCGGTTCTCTTTATTACAATCAAGAAAACTACGATGACTTTTACTACGGTAAAGGTTCAACCTATCCTGATGTTCAAGGATCTATAGGAATTCTTTTTGAACAAGCGAGTTCCAGAGGCCACCTTCAGGAAACAGATTATGGAATGTTGAGCTTTCCATTTACGATTCGAAACCAATTTACAGCCAACTTATCCTCCTACCAGGCGGCTAAAGAAATGCGAACAGAGCTAAACCAGTGGATGAAGGATTTCTATTCGGATGTAAAATCAGAAAGCGATGCGGATGTAAATAAGGCCTATATTTTTGGTAGCCAAGAGGATGATGCCAAGAGCTTTCACTTGGCGGATTTGATTATCCAACATGACATAGAGGTATATTCACTAAAAGAAGATGTGACCTTGAATGGGCAGGAATTTAAGAAAGAGAATGCCTATATCGTTCCAGCAAACCAACCTCAGTATCGATTGATCAAGGCCATGTTTGAAACGCGTACTTCTTTTCAGGATAGTTTATTTTATGACATTTCTGCCTGGACATATCCAATGGCCTTCAATTTAGACTATGTGGCTTTAAACAGCCGGATTTTAAATCTGGCGAATGTGGAAAAAGTGGATAAAAACACGCTTTCTCTAGCTCCAGGAAAAGTTATTGGAGCTCCAGGAGCCTATCAGTATGCCATGAAGTGGAATGATTATTACGCTCCAAAAGCTGCAAATAAGCTGATGAACGCTGGATTTTTGGTGCGCGTTGCCCATGCAGAATTTGGAACCGATGATGGCCAAAGTTTTGGAAGAGGTACGATTCTCATTGGTCCGGGAAAGTCTGGATTGGATGAAAATGCCATGTACCAAAAGTTGAACGAAATTGCATCAGAATCTCATGTAAATATTCATGCCATTACCTCAGGTTATACTACTGGAATCAATATGGGTTCGACCTTTACGGATCCTTTGGATAAGCCAGAAATTGCACTCTTGGTAGAAGGTGGAGTGGACAGTTATGAAGCGGGAGAAATCTGGCATTTGCTAGATCAGCGTATGGAAATGGCGATTACCCTACTTCCGGTAGATCAAATTGGGGGTAATACGCTAGATCGTTATAATGTGGTTTTAATGCCCGATGGAAGATATTACAACTTGGGTAAATCTGCTGCTTCAAGCTTAAGAGAATGGATTTCAGAAGGTGGAACCTTAGTAGCAAAAGGCGGGGCTTTGAGATTCTTAAACCAACATGAAATAGGTAGTTTTTCCTTTAAATCTCTACCTGAAACTGAGGACGAGGAGATCCAAAAAAGCTACGCAGACTATAGTAATGCCAATGGCGCTAAAGTTACTGGAGGAGCCATTTTCAATGCGAATTTGGACTTAACCCACCCGATTGGTTACGGCTATACTAAAAGCGAAATCCATACTTTCCGAAATGATAATTTATTCTTAGAGCCTTCAGAGAATCCTTATGCAAATCCATTGGTTTATACAGAGAACCCATTGGCTTCTGGCTACGTTCACCCGACCAATTTGGAAGGATTGAAAAATGGAGCAGTGATTCGAATCTCTTCTTTGGGAAGAGGAAGAATTGTTGGGTTTGCTGACAATATGAATTTCCGTGCGTTTTGGTTTGGAACGAATAAACTGTATTTAAATGCAATCTTCTTCGGTCAAACCATTAATAGTGGTACTGGCAGATAA
- a CDS encoding TrkH family potassium uptake protein, which translates to MKPKFKFFSNPDRNLYFLRKLETVLEKVVRYSSFITFGLLLYHLGYDPNPTIYAISSFFFTICLFLIGFGYILKILLKEPSIFVGRVLAEIFLSLVLIGFSLLRWNAFGLEFSEGILNYSRHYFLVNILVVILFFIEISKYSLHINRLKASPTLVFISSFLLLIFVGAILLSLPHATTNGISFIDALFTSTSAVCVTGLIVMDTAKDFTFFGQTTIMILFQIGGLGMMTFTSFFGFFFKGNYSIENQLFIRDYINENNVGEIYSTLLKIIFFTVITEVAAAFLIYHFTDDALFANKGDQLFFAAFTAISAFCNAGFSNLSNGLYESGFREAYNMHLVLAMAIILGGIGFPVFINYYNYLKHVVVGGTKKILGIESYKHVPRITNISTKLSLYTTGILLVFGFFTYAIFESNHTLEGLSPYGKFVTTIFGAVTPRTAGFNTVDMTMLSVPTILIYLILMWIGASPGSTGGGLKTSTFAVAILNTLSIATGKKRVEIFRRQISNETLQKAFAVIALSFLFIGLGIFLVMLFNPELALIDVAFEVFSAFSTVGLSLGITSQLGAASKVVIMICMFMGRVGTLTILIAIVRKAGQQRYKYPEESVFIT; encoded by the coding sequence ATGAAACCAAAATTTAAATTTTTTTCCAATCCAGATCGAAATCTATACTTTTTAAGGAAACTTGAAACCGTTCTGGAAAAAGTAGTTAGGTATAGTAGTTTCATCACTTTTGGGCTATTATTATACCATTTAGGATATGATCCTAACCCAACCATTTACGCCATTTCTTCCTTTTTTTTCACGATATGCCTTTTCTTAATTGGCTTTGGCTATATCCTGAAAATTCTATTAAAAGAACCTTCCATTTTTGTAGGAAGAGTTTTGGCAGAAATTTTTCTTTCACTGGTACTAATCGGCTTTTCTCTATTGAGATGGAATGCCTTCGGCCTGGAGTTTTCTGAAGGAATTCTAAATTATTCTAGGCATTATTTCCTGGTCAACATCCTGGTAGTCATTCTATTTTTCATAGAAATCAGTAAATACAGCCTCCACATCAACCGGCTCAAGGCGAGCCCTACTTTAGTCTTTATTTCAAGCTTTCTACTCTTGATTTTTGTTGGGGCCATTTTGTTGAGCCTGCCCCACGCCACTACGAATGGAATTAGTTTTATAGATGCGCTTTTTACATCCACCTCTGCGGTATGTGTGACGGGTTTGATCGTCATGGACACAGCAAAGGATTTTACCTTCTTCGGACAGACGACCATTATGATTCTTTTCCAAATTGGAGGTTTGGGAATGATGACTTTCACTTCCTTTTTTGGCTTCTTTTTTAAAGGAAATTATTCCATCGAAAATCAACTTTTCATCCGTGATTATATCAATGAAAACAATGTCGGAGAGATATATTCCACCCTTCTAAAAATCATCTTCTTTACTGTGATCACAGAGGTGGCAGCTGCATTTTTAATATATCACTTTACGGATGATGCCTTATTTGCCAACAAAGGTGATCAGCTCTTTTTTGCGGCCTTTACGGCCATTTCTGCTTTCTGTAATGCTGGATTCTCCAATTTGAGCAATGGTTTATATGAGTCTGGTTTTCGAGAAGCATACAACATGCATTTGGTATTGGCAATGGCTATTATTCTTGGGGGTATTGGTTTTCCTGTATTTATAAACTATTACAATTACCTAAAGCATGTTGTAGTCGGAGGAACCAAAAAAATATTGGGAATAGAGTCTTACAAGCACGTTCCTCGAATAACAAATATCAGTACTAAGCTCTCTCTCTATACCACTGGGATTTTGCTGGTGTTCGGCTTTTTTACCTATGCGATTTTCGAGAGCAATCATACGCTGGAAGGACTGAGCCCTTATGGAAAATTTGTGACGACCATATTTGGTGCTGTCACGCCAAGAACTGCGGGTTTTAATACGGTGGATATGACCATGTTGTCCGTCCCAACCATCTTAATTTATCTGATTTTAATGTGGATTGGTGCCTCCCCGGGATCTACGGGAGGGGGCTTAAAAACCAGCACGTTTGCAGTTGCCATTTTGAATACTTTAAGCATTGCCACAGGAAAAAAAAGAGTGGAGATTTTTAGAAGACAAATCTCCAATGAAACGCTGCAAAAAGCTTTTGCGGTGATTGCTTTATCCTTCTTGTTCATTGGCCTGGGCATATTCCTTGTCATGTTATTCAACCCAGAACTTGCCCTTATTGATGTTGCTTTCGAAGTCTTCAGTGCATTTTCCACCGTGGGTTTAAGCTTAGGGATCACCTCCCAACTAGGTGCAGCGAGTAAAGTGGTAATTATGATCTGCATGTTTATGGGGAGGGTGGGTACACTTACCATATTGATTGCTATCGTGAGAAAAGCAGGGCAACAGAGATATAAGTATCCAGAAGAAAGTGTCTTTATTACGTAA
- a CDS encoding PLD nuclease N-terminal domain-containing protein, which produces MISYLGFTIYALIDLIRSDFREINMKLFWALLILFTPMIGTFLYLSMSRSTKNNRRKFDPDFSNTSKNNL; this is translated from the coding sequence ATGATTAGCTATTTAGGCTTTACCATTTATGCCCTAATAGATTTAATTCGATCCGATTTCCGCGAGATAAATATGAAGCTTTTTTGGGCTTTATTGATTTTATTTACCCCAATGATCGGTACTTTTCTTTATTTGAGTATGAGCAGATCTACTAAAAATAACAGAAGAAAATTCGACCCTGATTTTTCAAATACATCAAAAAATAATTTATGA
- a CDS encoding potassium channel family protein, whose product MKYIIVGMGNFGGYLAMRLTDLGHEVIGVDNIENRIDLVKDKITYSVTMNATDSHAVKNLPLKDCDCVIIAIGEDVGASIMSTAIFKQLNVKRIIARAINDLHETVIRSIGVDEIIHPEEETADRLSKRLQMKGVMDSLEISDEYNIIEVKVPKRYVGMKVSEADIRKEFFLNILTVIKMEEKTNLLGIKTLERRVIGVITPEYQLDEGDLLLLFGKIKNIQEFLNLDD is encoded by the coding sequence ATGAAATACATCATTGTTGGAATGGGAAATTTCGGTGGATACCTCGCCATGAGGTTAACTGACCTTGGGCATGAGGTAATCGGAGTGGATAACATTGAAAATCGAATTGATTTGGTGAAGGACAAAATCACCTATTCCGTTACCATGAATGCAACAGATTCACATGCGGTAAAAAATCTACCCTTAAAAGATTGTGATTGTGTGATTATTGCGATCGGCGAAGACGTGGGAGCATCAATCATGTCGACCGCTATTTTTAAGCAGCTGAATGTAAAAAGGATCATTGCTCGTGCCATTAATGATCTACATGAAACCGTGATCAGAAGTATTGGAGTGGATGAAATCATCCATCCGGAGGAAGAAACAGCAGATAGGCTTTCGAAGCGACTTCAGATGAAAGGAGTCATGGATTCTCTGGAAATTTCAGATGAATACAATATTATCGAAGTAAAAGTCCCTAAAAGATATGTGGGAATGAAAGTCTCTGAGGCAGATATCCGAAAGGAGTTTTTTCTCAATATCTTGACAGTCATCAAAATGGAAGAAAAAACCAATTTATTGGGAATAAAGACTTTGGAAAGACGTGTGATTGGCGTGATTACCCCTGAATATCAATTAGATGAAGGAGATTTATTATTGCTCTTCGGAAAAATTAAAAACATTCAGGAATTCCTGAATTTGGATGATTAA
- a CDS encoding TIGR01777 family oxidoreductase encodes MQHVLITGGSGLIGQRITALLEAQGKSVAWLSRSTQSQKSFLWDVEKKTIDPEAMEWADAIIHLAGAGVADKRWSDERKKVILESRTHSTQLLFDAIEKAEKKPDTFVSASAIGYYGFQTGPVLLEESAPNGVDFLAKVVRDWEAEVKKIEGLHLRTVILRIGIVLDEKGGALGEMLKPPVAAPLGKGDQWMSWIHIEDLARMFVFALEKTTLQGIFNAVSPNPATNYRLTQEAARAKGKPFIGIGVPEFILNLVLGEMSAMVTGGNRVSSQKIQKASFEYEHPILIPALKDIFHN; translated from the coding sequence ATGCAACATGTCCTAATTACTGGAGGATCAGGCCTAATTGGCCAAAGGATCACTGCCCTTTTGGAGGCACAGGGGAAATCTGTGGCTTGGCTCAGCAGAAGTACCCAATCACAAAAATCTTTTTTGTGGGATGTGGAGAAAAAAACCATTGATCCAGAAGCAATGGAATGGGCGGATGCCATCATCCACCTTGCTGGGGCAGGTGTGGCAGATAAGAGGTGGTCTGATGAGAGGAAAAAGGTCATCCTTGAATCTAGAACTCATTCTACTCAATTACTTTTTGATGCCATAGAAAAGGCTGAGAAAAAGCCAGATACATTTGTCTCAGCTTCTGCAATAGGATATTATGGTTTTCAAACCGGCCCAGTACTATTGGAAGAGAGTGCTCCAAACGGAGTGGATTTTCTGGCCAAAGTGGTGAGAGATTGGGAGGCTGAGGTGAAAAAAATTGAAGGACTCCACTTACGTACTGTGATCCTTAGGATAGGGATTGTTTTAGATGAAAAGGGTGGTGCACTGGGTGAAATGCTTAAACCTCCGGTGGCTGCTCCTTTAGGAAAAGGAGATCAGTGGATGAGCTGGATTCATATAGAGGATTTGGCTAGAATGTTTGTTTTTGCATTGGAGAAAACCACTCTTCAGGGGATTTTTAATGCCGTCTCTCCAAATCCAGCTACCAACTATCGACTCACTCAAGAAGCAGCTAGAGCCAAAGGAAAGCCATTTATTGGTATCGGTGTTCCTGAATTTATTTTGAATTTGGTATTGGGAGAGATGTCCGCCATGGTTACAGGGGGAAATCGGGTTTCATCCCAGAAAATACAAAAAGCAAGCTTCGAATATGAGCACCCAATTTTAATCCCTGCCTTGAAGGATATTTTCCACAATTAG
- a CDS encoding amidohydrolase family protein: protein MKRFLFPKISIGLTVILLGFSGIASAQEMSFEEYNPPSTLKVPEHPVTKAKFPFVDIHSHQGGINKERIDELVSEMDEINMGVLVNLSGRGFGRGDSNSQQEYIKSMIEEFNTHAPGRFMVFTNLNFAGFGDENWTRIAVKELEEDVEAGASGLKIYKSLGLNVNDVDGNRVPVNHPDLDAVWAKAGELGIPVIIHSADPAQFWQPMDANNERWLELKTHPRRQRGADNPAPFEQIIAEQHDVFAKHPETTFINAHMGWMANDLDAASAHLEKYPNVNFGIGAVIAEFGRQPRRAKEFFEKYQDRVLFGKDAYNKEEFYTYFRVLETEDEYFPYYKKYHAFWAMYGLGLSDEVLKKLYYKNALRIVPRMDKSVFPD, encoded by the coding sequence ATGAAAAGATTTTTATTTCCGAAGATTAGCATTGGTCTTACAGTAATTTTATTGGGTTTTTCTGGGATTGCTTCTGCTCAAGAAATGAGTTTCGAAGAGTACAATCCCCCATCCACACTGAAGGTTCCTGAGCATCCTGTTACCAAAGCGAAATTTCCTTTTGTAGACATACATTCTCACCAGGGAGGGATCAATAAAGAACGAATCGATGAATTGGTTTCGGAAATGGATGAAATTAATATGGGAGTTTTGGTGAATCTTTCAGGTCGAGGATTTGGTAGAGGAGATAGCAATTCGCAGCAAGAATATATTAAATCCATGATTGAGGAGTTCAATACGCATGCACCAGGGAGGTTTATGGTATTTACCAATCTGAATTTTGCAGGTTTTGGGGATGAAAACTGGACGAGAATTGCAGTAAAAGAACTGGAAGAGGATGTGGAAGCTGGAGCAAGTGGATTGAAAATCTATAAAAGTTTAGGCTTGAATGTAAATGATGTTGACGGAAACCGAGTACCTGTAAACCACCCAGATTTAGATGCCGTTTGGGCTAAGGCTGGAGAGTTGGGAATTCCTGTAATCATTCACTCTGCTGATCCAGCACAATTTTGGCAACCAATGGATGCAAATAATGAGCGTTGGCTTGAGCTAAAAACACACCCGCGTCGTCAAAGAGGCGCAGATAACCCAGCACCTTTCGAACAAATAATAGCAGAGCAACACGATGTTTTTGCCAAACACCCTGAGACTACTTTCATCAATGCACATATGGGATGGATGGCAAATGATTTGGATGCTGCAAGCGCCCATTTAGAAAAGTACCCAAATGTTAATTTTGGGATCGGGGCTGTGATTGCTGAGTTTGGAAGACAGCCTAGAAGGGCAAAGGAGTTTTTTGAAAAATACCAAGACCGAGTTCTTTTCGGTAAGGATGCCTATAATAAGGAAGAGTTCTATACCTATTTTAGGGTTTTGGAAACTGAGGATGAGTATTTTCCTTATTACAAGAAATACCATGCCTTCTGGGCCATGTATGGACTAGGACTTTCTGATGAGGTTTTGAAAAAGCTGTATTATAAAAATGCTTTAAGAATCGTCCCTAGGATGGATAAATCAGTATTTCCAGATTGA
- a CDS encoding PLDc N-terminal domain-containing protein has protein sequence MFGLGIIGLAIYAYTIYDVVISNFHNSSDRLIWLLIVILVPFVGTILWFLIGRSKRI, from the coding sequence ATGTTTGGATTAGGAATTATTGGCCTTGCTATTTATGCTTATACCATCTATGATGTTGTCATAAGCAACTTTCACAATTCTAGTGATCGACTAATCTGGTTACTGATTGTAATTCTTGTACCCTTCGTAGGCACCATCTTATGGTTTTTGATCGGAAGATCGAAAAGAATTTAA
- a CDS encoding ion transporter: MKITKKRLAHIVFESDDWASKTFDIVLLFLIFGSILVSILDSVASLRSTYGTLFIVLEWLFTALFTVEYVLRVWLSRKPSGYIFSFYGIVDLLAILPSYLSFFVVNSQLLAVVRALRLLRVIRILKLGRYISEAEYLQRSLRASTHKIMIFIGFVVTIVLIMGTLMFIIEGPEHGFTSIPVGMYWAIVTLTTVGFGDITPATPLGQFVSSIIMLMGYAIIAVPTGIVSSEMASQRKKDEAAHLISCSNCGKENVNPSDNFCGNCGVKLR; this comes from the coding sequence ATGAAAATTACCAAAAAGCGTCTTGCACACATTGTTTTTGAGTCGGATGACTGGGCATCAAAGACTTTTGATATTGTATTGCTCTTTTTGATTTTTGGGAGTATTCTGGTTTCCATTTTGGACTCCGTTGCAAGTTTACGTTCTACTTATGGAACCTTGTTCATTGTTTTAGAATGGTTGTTTACGGCTCTTTTTACAGTGGAATATGTCTTGAGAGTTTGGCTTTCCAGAAAACCAAGCGGCTATATTTTTAGCTTTTATGGCATCGTAGATTTGTTGGCCATTTTACCATCTTATCTAAGTTTTTTCGTAGTCAACTCCCAACTTTTAGCCGTGGTAAGAGCTTTGAGGCTTTTGCGAGTGATCAGAATTCTAAAATTGGGAAGGTATATTTCCGAGGCAGAGTATCTTCAGCGTTCTCTTCGGGCAAGTACTCACAAAATCATGATTTTTATAGGCTTCGTGGTAACGATCGTATTGATCATGGGAACGCTGATGTTTATCATAGAAGGACCTGAACATGGATTTACAAGCATCCCGGTGGGTATGTATTGGGCCATAGTTACCCTCACAACGGTAGGTTTTGGAGATATTACGCCTGCTACTCCGCTGGGTCAATTTGTCTCCTCGATCATTATGTTAATGGGCTATGCGATTATAGCTGTTCCTACAGGAATTGTTAGTTCTGAGATGGCTTCGCAAAGAAAAAAGGATGAGGCAGCTCATTTGATTTCATGCTCAAATTGTGGAAAAGAAAATGTGAACCCCAGTGATAATTTCTGTGGAAATTGTGGAGTGAAATTGCGTTAA
- a CDS encoding PLDc N-terminal domain-containing protein: MTLSFIQNIGGGFIIIILAYFVLWVYCLVDIIRSDFKDGNMKLIWVIIILFAQVLGPIAYLILGKNTKST, encoded by the coding sequence ATGACACTTTCTTTTATTCAAAATATTGGCGGTGGTTTTATAATAATCATCCTTGCCTATTTTGTTCTTTGGGTTTATTGCTTGGTAGATATCATCCGATCTGATTTTAAAGATGGCAATATGAAACTGATATGGGTAATCATCATTCTTTTTGCCCAGGTTTTAGGCCCAATAGCTTATTTAATCTTGGGTAAAAACACCAAATCAACTTAA
- a CDS encoding Trm112 family protein has protein sequence MKLETIAKLCCPFDKEDLELKTILTDDQENILEGWLTCGSCKRIYPIIKGIPIMNPDEYREAHLEQPVLERWQKELDGKEIKDFRLLEENSKES, from the coding sequence ATGAAACTAGAAACTATAGCCAAGCTTTGCTGTCCTTTTGATAAAGAGGACCTGGAATTGAAAACTATCCTTACCGACGATCAGGAAAACATCCTGGAGGGCTGGTTGACTTGTGGATCATGTAAGCGCATTTATCCTATCATCAAGGGGATTCCTATCATGAACCCAGATGAATATCGCGAGGCACATTTGGAGCAACCCGTTTTAGAACGATGGCAGAAGGAATTGGACGGAAAAGAAATTAAGGATTTTAGACTTTTAGAGGAAAATTCAAAGGAGTCCTAA